One genomic window of Sphingomonas sp. C3-2 includes the following:
- a CDS encoding FAD-binding protein — protein sequence MGIFTKAQEVGLSVEEPLVLPDVDAHRWDDSAELVVVGFGGAGVAAALEAIERDVRVIAIDRYEGGGSTAANGGVFYAGGGTKIQKDAGEEDTPEEMYKYLKMEAGEVVSDQTLRRFVAESVPTIDWILKHGGKLDGSKVWKKKASYPPLDHFLYHPDNSLVASYRKVAKPAARGHRAFATNGKKAWGLGAAILDPLRDSALRLGVDFRPMTEARQLALDSTGRVVGVKVLSIAQGTKAAEDFLRYIRRASTFLAMLPPSMPMSGITIGIGNHYLRKASQIEADHRQTRWIRAEKGLVLSAGGFIMNQRMVDRYAPAYSKGMPNGTIGDQGAGIMLGMTAGGATALMDKISAWRFINPPKAWSDGIAVNRNGERFVDETVYGATMGEHIGDKQGGVAYLVYDAALRKLAFEQAGDPKLVPFQRDVTRLNLAFNYKKAPTLEALADKMGFDRVAFADTVAAYNRAAAGQEPDRFGKEPADMKPIATGPFYAMDISVESRFLPLATITFGGLRVEEESGQVLNPAGKPITGLYAAGRCAVGIASQTYVSGLSYADCFFSGRRAARHVAGANV from the coding sequence ATGGGTATCTTCACAAAGGCACAGGAAGTCGGTCTGTCCGTCGAAGAGCCTCTCGTTCTGCCCGATGTCGATGCGCACAGATGGGATGACAGCGCCGAACTGGTCGTCGTCGGCTTTGGCGGCGCGGGCGTGGCGGCCGCGCTGGAAGCGATTGAGCGTGATGTGCGCGTGATCGCGATCGATCGATATGAAGGCGGTGGGTCCACCGCGGCCAATGGCGGCGTATTCTATGCCGGCGGCGGCACCAAGATCCAGAAGGATGCGGGGGAAGAAGACACCCCTGAGGAAATGTACAAATATCTGAAGATGGAAGCGGGCGAGGTCGTGTCCGATCAGACGCTCCGCCGTTTCGTGGCCGAAAGCGTGCCGACCATTGACTGGATCTTGAAGCATGGCGGCAAGCTCGACGGCAGTAAGGTGTGGAAGAAGAAGGCATCCTATCCGCCGCTCGATCACTTCCTCTATCACCCCGATAATTCGCTCGTCGCCAGCTACCGCAAGGTTGCCAAGCCCGCCGCGCGCGGGCACCGCGCCTTTGCCACCAACGGCAAGAAGGCCTGGGGTCTCGGTGCCGCCATCCTTGATCCGCTGCGCGATTCCGCGCTGCGGCTGGGGGTCGATTTCCGCCCGATGACCGAGGCGCGCCAGCTCGCGCTCGACAGCACCGGCCGCGTCGTCGGGGTAAAGGTGCTCAGCATTGCGCAGGGCACCAAGGCCGCAGAGGATTTCCTGCGCTATATCCGCCGCGCCAGCACCTTCCTTGCGATGCTGCCGCCCAGCATGCCGATGTCGGGCATCACCATCGGCATCGGCAATCACTATCTGCGCAAGGCGTCGCAGATCGAGGCGGATCACCGCCAGACCCGCTGGATCCGCGCCGAAAAGGGGCTGGTGCTCAGCGCCGGCGGCTTCATCATGAACCAGCGCATGGTCGATCGCTACGCGCCCGCTTATTCCAAGGGCATGCCCAACGGCACGATCGGCGATCAGGGCGCGGGCATCATGCTCGGCATGACGGCGGGCGGCGCGACCGCGTTGATGGACAAGATCAGCGCCTGGCGCTTCATCAACCCGCCCAAGGCCTGGTCCGATGGAATCGCGGTCAACCGCAACGGAGAACGTTTCGTTGACGAAACGGTTTACGGTGCCACCATGGGCGAACATATCGGCGACAAGCAGGGCGGCGTCGCCTATCTGGTCTATGATGCCGCGCTCAGAAAGCTGGCCTTTGAGCAGGCGGGCGATCCCAAGCTGGTGCCCTTCCAGCGCGACGTCACCCGGCTCAACCTCGCCTTCAACTACAAGAAGGCACCCACGCTCGAGGCGCTTGCCGACAAGATGGGTTTCGACCGCGTGGCCTTTGCCGATACGGTCGCCGCCTATAACCGCGCCGCTGCGGGGCAGGAGCCCGATCGCTTCGGCAAGGAGCCGGCCGATATGAAGCCGATCGCAACCGGGCCCTTCTATGCCATGGATATTTCGGTCGAAAGCCGATTCCTGCCGCTCGCCACGATCACCTTTGGTGGCCTGCGCGTCGAAGAGGAATCGGGGCAGGTGCTCAACCCTGCGGGCAAGCCGATCACCGGGCTGTACGCCGCTGGCCGCTGCGCGGTGGGCATCGCGTCGCAGACCTATGTCAGCGGGCTGTCCTATGCGGACTGTTTCTTCTCGGGGCGTCGTGCCGCACGCCATGTCGCGGGCGCGAATGTCTGA
- a CDS encoding vgr related protein has protein sequence MSRRPLSAGERRLAESMFGTAINYDAVTVNQRKWWPFQPRHVTMAPDGHLWFHPDGHSYCADFCVGTLSQQGLFLHEMTHVLQTQQRGRFYLPLMRHPFCRYAYDFEPGKPFERYGIEQQAEIVRHVFLMRSGVRVEGKPPLPVLEAILPF, from the coding sequence TTGAGCCGTCGCCCGCTCAGCGCCGGCGAGCGCAGGCTGGCGGAATCGATGTTCGGGACGGCGATCAATTATGACGCCGTCACCGTCAACCAGCGCAAATGGTGGCCGTTCCAGCCGCGCCATGTGACGATGGCGCCGGATGGGCATTTATGGTTTCACCCCGATGGCCACAGCTATTGCGCCGATTTTTGCGTCGGCACGCTTTCGCAGCAGGGGCTGTTCCTCCACGAAATGACGCATGTGCTGCAGACGCAGCAGCGTGGGCGCTTCTACCTGCCGCTGATGCGCCATCCCTTTTGCCGCTACGCCTATGATTTCGAGCCGGGCAAGCCGTTCGAGCGCTATGGCATCGAACAGCAGGCGGAGATCGTCCGCCATGTCTTTCTGATGCGCAGTGGCGTGCGTGTGGAAGGAAAGCCCCCGCTGCCCGTGCTGGAGGCTATACTTCCCTTCTGA
- a CDS encoding copper chaperone PCu(A)C, whose amino-acid sequence MRLRPVLAALFAASTLALGSCGQDPVLYVDQAWVRLPAVPDAPGAAYFTVHGGPNADQLIRVTSAVAIRTEMHDVVTENGVTRMVPLESVDIPALGKVEFKQGSKHVMMFDLRRNLKAGDTMRLDFIFASGEQIYVDAPMVAAGGDGSTEKHDKGH is encoded by the coding sequence ATGCGCCTACGCCCCGTTCTTGCAGCGCTGTTTGCCGCGTCAACACTCGCGCTGGGCAGTTGCGGGCAGGATCCGGTGCTGTATGTCGATCAGGCTTGGGTGCGCCTTCCCGCGGTTCCCGATGCCCCTGGCGCGGCCTATTTCACGGTTCATGGCGGCCCCAATGCCGACCAGTTGATCCGCGTCACCTCTGCCGTCGCGATTCGCACCGAGATGCACGATGTGGTGACCGAGAATGGCGTGACCCGGATGGTGCCGCTGGAAAGCGTCGACATTCCAGCACTCGGCAAGGTCGAATTCAAGCAGGGCAGCAAGCATGTCATGATGTTCGATCTGCGCCGCAATCTGAAGGCGGGCGATACGATGCGGCTCGATTTCATCTTTGCGAGCGGCGAGCAGATCTATGTCGACGCCCCCATGGTCGCGGCCGGCGGCGACGGCAGCACCGAAAAGCACGACAAGGGCCATTGA
- the dnaK gene encoding molecular chaperone DnaK: MGKVIGIDLGTTNSCVSVMEGGKPKVIENAEGARTTPSIVAFAKDGERLVGQPAKRQAVTNGDNTIFAVKRLIGRRFDDPVTKKDTELVPYTIVKGPNGDAWVQAGGEDYSPAQISAFTLQKMKETAESYLGETVTQAVITVPAYFNDAQRQATKDAGRIAGLEVLRIINEPTAAALAYGLDKQDGKTIAVYDLGGGTFDISILEIGDGVFEVKATNGDTFLGGEDFDSTIVQYLADEFKKAEGIDLTKDKLALQRLKEAAEKAKIELSSAQSTEVNLPFITADATGPKHLVKNITRADLEKLVEDLIKRTLEPCKKALADAGVKADEIAEVVLVGGMTRMPKVREVVKGFFGKEPHTGVNPDEVVAMGAAIQAGVLQGDVKDVLLLDVTPLSLGIETLGGVFTRMIDRNTTIPTKKSQVYSTADDNQQAVTIRVFQGEREMAADNKMLGQFDLVGIPPAPRGVPQIEVTFDIDANGIVHVTAKDKGTGKEQQIKIQASGGLSDADIDQMVQDAEKFAEDDKKRREVAEAKNNAESLIHTTEKQLEEHGDKVDAALKSEIEAAVAEAKTAVEGGDATQMTEKAQALAQVAMKLGQAIYEKEQAAAASPAGDAGETKADDGVVDAEFSEVDDNKA, translated from the coding sequence ATGGGCAAGGTAATCGGTATCGATCTTGGCACCACCAACAGCTGCGTCTCCGTCATGGAAGGCGGCAAGCCGAAGGTGATTGAAAACGCAGAAGGCGCACGCACGACTCCGTCGATCGTCGCATTCGCAAAGGACGGCGAGCGGCTGGTCGGCCAGCCGGCGAAGCGCCAGGCGGTCACCAACGGCGACAACACGATTTTCGCGGTGAAGCGCCTTATCGGCCGTCGCTTCGACGATCCGGTGACGAAAAAGGACACCGAGCTGGTGCCCTACACGATCGTGAAGGGCCCTAATGGCGACGCATGGGTTCAGGCCGGCGGCGAAGATTATTCGCCGGCGCAGATCTCGGCGTTCACGCTGCAGAAGATGAAGGAAACCGCCGAGAGCTATCTCGGCGAGACGGTCACCCAGGCGGTGATCACCGTTCCGGCCTATTTCAACGACGCTCAGCGTCAGGCGACCAAGGACGCAGGGCGTATCGCGGGCCTTGAGGTGCTGCGCATCATCAACGAGCCGACCGCGGCCGCGCTCGCTTATGGCCTCGACAAGCAGGACGGCAAGACGATCGCGGTCTACGACCTTGGCGGCGGCACCTTCGACATCTCGATCCTCGAAATCGGTGACGGCGTGTTCGAAGTGAAGGCCACCAATGGTGACACCTTCCTCGGCGGCGAAGACTTCGACTCGACGATCGTCCAGTATCTCGCCGACGAGTTCAAAAAGGCTGAGGGCATCGACCTCACCAAGGACAAGCTCGCGCTGCAGCGTCTGAAGGAAGCTGCTGAAAAGGCGAAGATCGAGCTGTCCTCGGCGCAGTCGACCGAAGTCAATTTGCCCTTCATCACCGCCGACGCCACCGGGCCGAAGCACCTGGTGAAGAACATCACGCGCGCCGACCTCGAAAAGCTCGTCGAAGACCTGATCAAGCGCACGCTTGAGCCCTGCAAGAAGGCGCTGGCCGATGCGGGCGTGAAGGCCGATGAAATCGCTGAAGTCGTTCTCGTTGGTGGCATGACCCGCATGCCCAAGGTGCGCGAAGTCGTGAAGGGCTTTTTCGGCAAGGAACCGCACACCGGCGTGAACCCCGACGAAGTCGTCGCGATGGGTGCGGCGATTCAGGCCGGCGTGCTTCAGGGCGACGTCAAGGACGTTCTCCTGCTCGACGTGACCCCGCTGTCGCTGGGCATCGAAACGCTGGGCGGCGTGTTCACCCGCATGATCGATCGCAACACCACGATCCCGACCAAGAAGAGCCAGGTCTATTCGACTGCCGATGACAATCAGCAGGCGGTCACGATCCGCGTCTTCCAGGGCGAACGTGAAATGGCGGCCGACAACAAGATGCTCGGCCAGTTCGATCTCGTCGGTATTCCGCCCGCACCGCGCGGCGTTCCGCAGATCGAAGTGACCTTCGACATCGACGCCAACGGCATCGTGCACGTGACGGCGAAGGACAAGGGCACCGGCAAGGAGCAGCAGATCAAGATCCAGGCTTCGGGCGGTCTTTCGGATGCGGACATCGATCAGATGGTCCAGGACGCTGAAAAGTTCGCCGAAGATGACAAGAAGCGTCGGGAAGTGGCCGAAGCGAAGAACAACGCCGAAAGCCTCATCCACACCACCGAAAAGCAGCTCGAAGAGCATGGCGACAAGGTGGACGCGGCGCTCAAGTCGGAAATCGAAGCCGCAGTCGCCGAAGCCAAGACGGCCGTCGAAGGGGGCGATGCCACCCAGATGACCGAAAAGGCGCAGGCGCTTGCTCAGGTCGCGATGAAGCTTGGTCAGGCGATTTACGAGAAGGAACAGGCAGCAGCCGCTTCGCCCGCGGGTGATGCTGGTGAAACCAAGGCCGATGACGGCGTGGTTGATGCCGAATTCTCGGAAGTCGACGACAACAAGGCATAA
- the dnaJ gene encoding molecular chaperone DnaJ yields the protein MSTEIDFYELLGVERTADDKTIKSAYRRLAMKYHPDKNAGCKDSEGKFKAISEAYDCLKDPQKRAAYDRFGREGFQNGGFGGGAGAGAGFEGFSDIFETIFGSGFGGGGQRQSARRGADLRFDLEITLEEAYHGKKTEITVDVSASCDPCGGSGAKPGTSAKTCGQCGGRGQVRAQQGFFVVERTCPACHGAGQVIAEPCTSCRGEGRVDREKTLEVNIPAGVDEGTRIRLSGEGEAGARGAPSGDLYIFLHVRRHTLFEREGTTLFCRAPISFTTASLGGSITVPGLDKTEHEIRIPAGIQSGRQIRQRGAGMPVLQGRGQGDMVIQIDVETPTKLTARQKELLEQFRETETGEECPQSTGFFAKIKNMWDDLTD from the coding sequence ATGAGCACCGAAATTGATTTTTACGAACTGCTGGGCGTCGAACGGACGGCAGACGATAAGACGATCAAGTCGGCCTATCGCCGTCTTGCGATGAAATATCACCCTGACAAGAATGCAGGGTGCAAGGATTCCGAGGGCAAGTTCAAGGCGATCAGCGAAGCCTATGATTGCCTGAAGGATCCGCAGAAGCGCGCGGCCTATGACCGTTTCGGGCGTGAAGGCTTCCAGAATGGCGGCTTTGGCGGCGGCGCGGGTGCGGGCGCTGGCTTCGAAGGCTTCAGCGATATTTTCGAAACGATTTTCGGCAGCGGCTTTGGCGGTGGTGGTCAGCGCCAGTCGGCGCGGCGCGGCGCCGATCTGCGCTTCGATCTCGAGATTACGCTCGAGGAAGCCTATCACGGCAAGAAGACGGAAATTACCGTCGACGTGTCGGCTTCCTGCGATCCGTGCGGCGGTTCGGGCGCCAAGCCCGGCACCTCGGCCAAAACCTGCGGCCAATGCGGCGGGCGTGGTCAGGTACGGGCGCAGCAGGGTTTCTTCGTCGTCGAACGCACCTGTCCGGCCTGCCACGGCGCAGGCCAGGTGATCGCCGAACCCTGCACCTCGTGCCGCGGTGAAGGCCGTGTCGACCGCGAAAAGACGCTTGAGGTCAATATTCCTGCCGGTGTCGATGAAGGCACGCGCATTCGCCTTTCGGGCGAAGGCGAAGCGGGCGCCCGCGGCGCGCCCTCGGGCGATCTCTACATCTTCCTCCATGTCCGCCGGCATACGCTGTTCGAACGCGAGGGGACGACGCTCTTCTGCCGCGCGCCGATCAGCTTCACCACTGCCTCGCTCGGTGGTTCGATCACCGTGCCGGGGCTGGATAAGACCGAGCATGAAATTCGCATTCCGGCGGGTATCCAGTCGGGACGTCAAATCCGCCAGCGCGGTGCCGGCATGCCGGTGCTTCAGGGGCGCGGGCAGGGCGACATGGTCATCCAGATCGATGTCGAGACGCCGACCAAGCTCACGGCCCGGCAAAAGGAACTGCTCGAACAGTTCCGCGAGACCGAGACGGGCGAGGAATGTCCGCAGTCCACCGGCTTCTTCGCAAAGATCAAGAATATGTGGGACGATCTCACCGATTGA
- the purB gene encoding adenylosuccinate lyase gives MVPRYARPAMTAIWEPESKFSIWFEIEAHATDALADLGVVPKEAAKALWDWWATNPKIDVPAIDAIEAVTKHDVIAFLTWVAENVGDQARFMHQGMTSSDVLDTCLNVQLARASDLLIEDLDKLLEVLKRRAYEHKLTPSIGRSHGIHAEPVTFGLKLAQAYAEFKRNRDRLVAARADIATCAISGAVGTFANIDPRVEEHVADKLGLSVEPVSTQVIPRDRHAMYFATLGVIASSIERLATEVRHLQRTEVLEAEEYFSPGQKGSSAMPHKRNPVLTENLTGLARMVRGYVTPALENVALWHERDISHSSVERYIGPDATITLDFALARLTGVMDKLVVYPERMQKNLDRMGGLVHSQRVLLALTQAGVSREDSYRLVQRNAMKVWESDGQLSLMELLKADEEVAKALSAQEIEERFNLDYHFKQVDTIFARVFGE, from the coding sequence ATGGTCCCACGTTATGCCCGCCCCGCGATGACCGCGATCTGGGAGCCCGAATCGAAATTCAGCATCTGGTTCGAGATCGAAGCGCACGCCACCGACGCGCTTGCCGATCTTGGCGTGGTGCCCAAGGAAGCCGCGAAGGCGCTGTGGGACTGGTGGGCCACCAACCCCAAGATCGACGTGCCCGCGATCGACGCGATCGAAGCCGTCACCAAGCACGACGTGATCGCCTTTCTGACCTGGGTTGCCGAAAATGTCGGCGATCAGGCGCGCTTCATGCACCAGGGCATGACCTCGTCGGACGTGCTCGACACCTGCCTCAACGTGCAGCTGGCGCGCGCATCGGACCTGCTGATCGAAGACCTCGACAAGCTGCTCGAAGTGCTCAAGCGCCGTGCCTATGAGCACAAGCTGACGCCCAGCATCGGCCGCAGCCACGGCATCCATGCCGAGCCGGTGACCTTCGGCCTCAAGCTCGCGCAGGCCTATGCCGAGTTCAAGCGCAACCGCGACCGTCTGGTCGCCGCGCGCGCGGACATCGCCACCTGCGCGATTTCGGGCGCGGTGGGCACCTTCGCCAATATCGACCCGCGTGTCGAAGAACATGTCGCTGACAAGCTGGGCCTTTCTGTCGAGCCGGTTTCGACCCAGGTAATCCCGCGCGACCGCCACGCCATGTATTTCGCGACGCTGGGCGTGATCGCATCGTCGATCGAACGCCTCGCCACCGAAGTGCGCCACCTGCAGCGCACCGAAGTGCTGGAAGCCGAGGAATATTTCTCGCCCGGCCAGAAGGGCTCGTCGGCGATGCCGCACAAGCGCAACCCCGTGCTGACCGAAAACCTGACCGGTCTTGCCCGCATGGTGCGCGGTTACGTGACCCCCGCGCTCGAGAACGTCGCGCTGTGGCATGAGCGCGACATCTCGCACAGCTCGGTCGAGCGCTATATCGGCCCCGATGCGACGATCACGCTCGACTTCGCGCTTGCCCGCCTGACCGGCGTGATGGACAAGCTCGTCGTCTATCCGGAACGCATGCAGAAGAATCTCGATCGCATGGGCGGCCTGGTCCACTCGCAGCGCGTGCTGCTGGCATTGACCCAGGCCGGCGTGAGCCGTGAGGATTCGTACCGCCTCGTCCAGCGCAACGCGATGAAGGTGTGGGAATCGGATGGCCAGCTTTCGCTGATGGAACTGCTGAAGGCCGACGAGGAAGTCGCCAAGGCGCTTTCGGCACAGGAAATCGAGGAACGCTTCAACCTCGACTATCACTTCAAGCAGGTCGACACGATCTTCGCCCGCGTGTTCGGCGAATAA
- a CDS encoding EF-hand domain-containing protein — protein sequence MLRIAVIALAAASAVQAQEPVGRTKVPPSQEVAAAVAADWPQHDRSGKGHLDQGEFVGWLSALRAEGSPRAEDPIRVKSWAVESFRQADSDNDQKVTPEEFSKFLDEKRRK from the coding sequence ATGCTCAGGATCGCTGTCATCGCGCTGGCTGCTGCCTCGGCAGTGCAGGCGCAGGAACCGGTTGGCCGGACAAAGGTGCCGCCGTCACAGGAGGTTGCCGCCGCTGTGGCGGCCGATTGGCCCCAGCATGATCGATCGGGGAAGGGGCATCTCGATCAAGGTGAATTCGTCGGTTGGCTTAGCGCGCTGCGCGCTGAGGGTAGTCCACGGGCTGAAGATCCAATCCGGGTGAAAAGCTGGGCAGTCGAATCCTTTCGGCAGGCCGATAGCGACAATGATCAAAAGGTTACGCCAGAGGAATTTTCAAAATTCCTCGATGAAAAGAGAAGAAAATAG
- a CDS encoding EF-hand domain-containing protein: protein MIRKIVFASAIAFAVPAVAQEAPADPAQPATEAQAAPQQAAPSADGAQQPASGQAQVAQVVETDFPSFDKDSNGELSEAEFSDWMLKLRQASGDKTAPTELKSWASAAFAQADKDKSKAVSKVELTTFLAG, encoded by the coding sequence ATGATTCGTAAGATTGTTTTTGCAAGTGCAATCGCCTTTGCCGTTCCAGCTGTTGCTCAGGAAGCGCCTGCCGATCCGGCGCAGCCGGCCACTGAAGCGCAGGCCGCGCCGCAGCAGGCAGCGCCCTCGGCTGACGGCGCCCAGCAGCCCGCATCGGGTCAGGCGCAGGTTGCGCAGGTGGTCGAAACCGATTTCCCGTCCTTCGACAAGGACAGCAATGGTGAGTTGAGCGAGGCTGAGTTTTCAGATTGGATGCTCAAGTTGCGTCAGGCGTCCGGCGACAAGACCGCGCCGACTGAACTCAAGAGTTGGGCAAGCGCGGCTTTCGCGCAGGCGGATAAGGACAAGAGCAAGGCCGTGAGCAAGGTTGAGCTCACTACTTTCCTTGCCGGCTAA
- the radC gene encoding RadC family protein, with the protein MGSAKANPAPYDGAGHRARLRQRLFTGGNDALLDHEIIEYLLATAIPRRDTKPLAKELLRQFGGIGGLFTADAEALGRIPGMGDGAVATIKIVQAAAIRLLKADIEERPVLSSWQALLDYLRADMAYRLTEMVRVLHLNSRNILIRDEVMNEGSIDQAPIYVREVIRRAIDLGSAAIILVHNHPSGDPSPSRQDIAVTKDIAEAGRRLGITLHDHIVIGTQGHSSLRNLGLI; encoded by the coding sequence ATGGGCTCCGCCAAAGCAAATCCGGCGCCCTATGACGGCGCCGGACACCGGGCGCGGCTTCGCCAGCGCCTGTTCACCGGTGGCAATGACGCGCTGTTAGACCATGAAATCATTGAATATCTTTTGGCAACCGCAATCCCGCGCCGCGACACCAAGCCGCTGGCCAAGGAACTGTTGCGGCAATTTGGCGGGATTGGCGGGCTGTTCACCGCCGACGCCGAAGCGCTGGGCCGCATACCGGGCATGGGCGACGGTGCGGTTGCGACAATCAAGATCGTGCAGGCAGCCGCGATCCGGCTGTTGAAAGCGGATATCGAGGAGCGCCCCGTACTTTCAAGCTGGCAGGCGCTGCTCGATTATCTCCGCGCGGACATGGCGTATCGCCTGACCGAGATGGTGCGCGTGCTACACCTCAATAGCCGAAATATTCTGATCCGCGACGAAGTGATGAACGAGGGATCGATCGATCAGGCGCCGATTTATGTGCGCGAGGTCATCCGCCGTGCGATCGACCTGGGTTCGGCGGCGATCATCCTCGTCCACAACCATCCGAGCGGCGATCCGTCACCAAGCCGGCAGGATATTGCCGTAACCAAGGACATCGCGGAGGCCGGACGACGACTGGGGATCACGCTGCATGATCATATCGTGATCGGCACACAGGGCCATTCGAGCCTGCGCAATCTGGGGCTCATATAA